A DNA window from Rhizobium jaguaris contains the following coding sequences:
- a CDS encoding MurR/RpiR family transcriptional regulator, with protein MDIFTTMQEERGRLSQSENRIADIVLNDFEFAVNASIVELAGKADVSPPTVTRFCRRLGCESFSDFKVQLARTAYVGMRYFKPEPKSIAPADVAQDIITKAQNALFLLHRGLDIPAIEQASNRLADAEMIYAFGSGGNSSMIASELQNRLFRLGLRVTASSDHSMQLMMAAAAKPADVLIGSSLSGRNTELVRAFTLAREAKVPTIALTQSHSPVALAADIAVPIDLPEGNNIYRPTSTRIAYLAVVDILASLVAYRIQPQATVTLRRIKQQLVTHRDGDDRQLLGD; from the coding sequence GTGGATATTTTCACGACCATGCAGGAGGAGAGGGGGCGGTTGTCGCAGTCGGAAAACCGTATCGCCGACATCGTCCTCAACGACTTCGAATTCGCGGTCAACGCCTCCATTGTCGAGCTCGCCGGCAAAGCGGATGTTTCACCGCCGACAGTGACCCGCTTCTGCCGCCGCCTTGGCTGCGAGAGCTTTTCCGATTTCAAGGTGCAGCTCGCCCGCACCGCCTATGTCGGCATGCGCTACTTCAAGCCCGAGCCAAAGAGCATCGCGCCGGCTGACGTCGCGCAGGACATCATCACCAAGGCGCAGAATGCCCTGTTCCTGTTGCATCGCGGGCTGGACATCCCGGCGATCGAGCAGGCGTCGAACAGGCTTGCCGACGCCGAGATGATCTACGCCTTCGGCTCTGGCGGCAATTCCTCCATGATCGCCAGTGAGCTGCAGAACCGTCTTTTCCGCCTCGGCCTGCGCGTCACCGCCAGTTCCGATCATAGCATGCAGTTGATGATGGCCGCCGCCGCCAAGCCGGCTGATGTGCTGATCGGCTCGTCGTTGTCGGGCCGCAATACCGAGCTGGTGCGGGCCTTCACGCTTGCCCGCGAGGCCAAGGTGCCGACCATCGCGCTGACACAGAGCCACAGTCCTGTGGCGCTTGCTGCCGACATCGCCGTGCCGATCGATTTGCCGGAGGGCAACAATATCTATCGCCCGACATCGACGCGCATCGCCTATCTCGCAGTCGTGGACATTCTCGCGAGCCTCGTTGCCTACCGCATCCAGCCGCAAGCAACGGTGACGCTGCGCCGCATCAAGCAGCAGCTCGTGACCCATCGCGACGGCGACGACCGCCAGCTTCTCGGAGACTAA
- a CDS encoding SDR family oxidoreductase translates to MTRSVAIVTGAAGDIGRAIARRLADDHDVILLIDIDASAVQKATEELGPAERFVPLKTDVTSEIDTAQMAKAAAGLGVVKTLVNNAGAARAVSLHDTTPDIWRADNALNLEAAFLCFRAVEDMLKASKGSLINIASVNGMAVFGHPAYSAAKAGLLHFTRLVAVEYGKFGIRANAVAPGTVRTQAWEARANANPNVFEEARRWYPLQRVVDPADVANAVAFLAGPLAAAITGICLPVDCGLTAGQAELAHTFSQSDHY, encoded by the coding sequence ATGACTCGATCCGTCGCCATCGTCACCGGAGCTGCCGGCGATATCGGCCGTGCCATTGCCCGGCGTCTCGCGGATGATCACGATGTCATCCTGCTGATCGATATCGATGCGTCAGCCGTTCAAAAGGCTACGGAAGAGCTGGGGCCGGCGGAACGCTTCGTTCCCCTGAAAACCGATGTAACCAGCGAGATCGACACCGCGCAGATGGCAAAGGCTGCTGCGGGGCTGGGTGTAGTCAAGACCCTGGTCAACAACGCGGGCGCTGCCCGTGCCGTCAGCCTGCACGACACCACGCCGGATATCTGGCGCGCCGACAATGCCCTCAATCTCGAAGCCGCCTTCCTCTGTTTCCGCGCTGTCGAGGACATGCTGAAGGCATCGAAAGGGTCGCTGATCAACATCGCCTCGGTCAACGGCATGGCCGTCTTCGGCCATCCCGCCTACAGCGCCGCCAAGGCCGGGCTTTTGCATTTTACCCGGTTGGTCGCGGTCGAATACGGCAAGTTCGGCATCCGCGCCAATGCGGTCGCGCCGGGCACAGTGCGCACGCAGGCCTGGGAGGCGCGTGCTAACGCCAATCCCAATGTTTTTGAAGAGGCCCGCCGCTGGTATCCGCTGCAGCGTGTCGTCGATCCCGCCGATGTCGCCAATGCCGTCGCCTTCCTCGCTGGCCCGTTGGCCGCTGCCATCACCGGCATCTGCCTGCCGGTCGATTGCGGCTTGACGGCGGGGCAGGCCGAGCTCGCCCATACATTTTCACAGTCCGATCATTATTGA
- a CDS encoding DUF2066 domain-containing protein gives MLKSRSIAIAFALAAINQAAVARADDHSRLYQVQAIVTGTGAVNRELGFKDCLGRVLVKVSGDQRVTTENAFQAMLPNAGSFVATYSYRDRLEGIPIHDEQGTHDRPQDLTCIYMPDTIDDLLRKLGHKPWLSPRPKLAIFLVVRDTRRSFVLTRDGDESPYMIDAFKAAAGPLAMAIIVPDKAALTSRGLTTTGLAGTAPQELDAMAKTIGGDVALAGSLVWSDRDLGWVADWSITENGKMHRWQIRGVSFDDAFRNAIGGAAQIASGNGEPR, from the coding sequence ATGTTGAAATCACGATCGATCGCCATCGCTTTCGCTCTCGCAGCTATCAACCAGGCAGCCGTCGCTCGCGCCGATGATCACAGCCGGCTTTACCAGGTGCAGGCAATCGTTACCGGCACCGGCGCGGTCAATCGCGAACTCGGCTTCAAGGATTGCCTCGGTCGTGTGCTTGTCAAGGTCAGCGGCGATCAGCGCGTGACGACGGAGAATGCTTTTCAAGCGATGCTGCCGAATGCCGGCTCCTTCGTCGCGACCTATAGCTATCGCGATCGCCTGGAAGGTATCCCGATCCATGACGAGCAAGGCACGCACGACCGGCCGCAGGACCTCACTTGCATCTACATGCCCGATACCATCGACGACTTGCTGCGCAAGCTCGGGCACAAGCCGTGGCTGTCACCGCGCCCGAAACTCGCGATTTTTCTGGTGGTACGCGATACCAGACGCAGTTTCGTGCTGACCCGCGACGGTGACGAAAGCCCTTATATGATCGACGCGTTCAAGGCGGCCGCCGGGCCGCTTGCCATGGCAATCATTGTGCCGGACAAGGCAGCGTTGACCAGCCGGGGCCTCACCACAACCGGTTTGGCGGGGACGGCACCGCAAGAACTCGATGCCATGGCCAAGACCATCGGCGGCGATGTCGCGTTGGCGGGTTCGCTCGTCTGGAGCGACAGGGATCTCGGCTGGGTCGCCGACTGGTCGATAACGGAAAATGGAAAAATGCATCGCTGGCAAATCCGCGGCGTGAGCTTCGACGACGCATTTCGCAATGCCATAGGCGGGGCAGCACAGATCGCTTCCGGCAATGGAGAGCCGCGATAG
- a CDS encoding type 1 glutamine amidotransferase, translating into MRVAVVENMRNTPLGALGIALEEAGAEIEWFRAWDGEELPKDVAAHDALVVLGGEQNALDDETHPYLPELAQLMRRFEEAEKAVLGICLGSQILARAYEAENLIGATHEFGWKTVGVTEEGRADPLLSDLAGDFTIFQWHSDTFSLPAGAVHLATNAVTRNQAFRIGRAAYGTQFHFEANAAVVEGWRTEFKASIERNEPGWLQRYAEIAAQHAPAAEIAGLAIARGWVRTIGADAKLQAAS; encoded by the coding sequence ATGCGGGTCGCGGTCGTCGAAAATATGAGAAACACGCCGCTTGGCGCCCTTGGCATCGCGCTGGAGGAAGCAGGCGCGGAGATCGAGTGGTTCCGGGCGTGGGACGGCGAGGAGCTTCCGAAGGATGTGGCGGCGCATGACGCGTTGGTGGTGCTCGGCGGCGAGCAGAATGCCCTTGACGACGAGACCCATCCCTATCTGCCGGAACTGGCGCAGCTGATGCGCCGCTTCGAAGAGGCCGAGAAGGCCGTGCTCGGCATCTGCCTCGGCAGCCAGATCTTGGCGCGCGCCTATGAGGCCGAAAACCTCATCGGTGCAACCCATGAATTCGGCTGGAAAACGGTTGGCGTCACCGAGGAAGGCCGGGCCGATCCCCTGCTGTCTGATCTCGCCGGCGATTTCACCATCTTCCAATGGCACTCCGACACGTTCTCGCTGCCAGCCGGCGCCGTACACCTCGCGACCAACGCGGTGACCAGGAACCAGGCCTTCCGCATCGGCCGCGCCGCCTACGGCACGCAGTTCCATTTCGAGGCCAATGCCGCCGTCGTCGAAGGCTGGCGGACGGAATTCAAGGCATCGATCGAACGCAACGAGCCCGGCTGGCTGCAGCGCTATGCCGAGATTGCCGCGCAGCATGCGCCCGCGGCAGAGATTGCAGGGCTGGCGATTGCGCGGGGCTGGGTGAGGACGATTGGCGCTGACGCCAAGCTGCAGGCGGCGTCCTGA
- the lepA gene encoding translation elongation factor 4: protein MSTNSTTPLSHIRNFSIVAHIDHGKSTLADRLIQTTGGLAEREMSEQVLDNMEIERERGITIKAQTVRLHYKANNGETYILNLIDTPGHVDFAYEVSRSLSACEGSLLVVDASQGVEAQTLANVYQAIDNNHELVTVLNKIDLPAAEPDRIKEQIEEVIGIDASDAVLISAKTGLGIPDVLEAIVHKLPAPKSPGGEKAPLKALLVDSWYDTYLGVMVLVRIIDGVLTKGQTIRMMGTDAKYQIERVGVLTPKMVAVDSLGPGEIGFITASIKEVADTRVGDTITEDKRPTAEPLPGFKPAQPVVFCGLFPVDAANFEDLRSAMGKLRLNDASFSFEMESSAALGFGFRCGFLGLLHLEIIQERLEREFNLDLIATAPSVVYQLTMTDGTEIELHNPADMPDVVKISEFREPWIKATILTPDDYLGSILKLCQDRRGIQTELTYVGNRAMITYDLPLNEVVFDFYDRLKSISKGYASFDYSLTDYRESDLVKMSILVNAEPVDALSMLVHRSAAEKRGRVMCEKLKDLIPQHMFQIPIQAAIGGRIIARETVKALRKDVTAKCYGGDATRKRKLLDKQKEGKKRMRQFGKVEIPQEAFIAALKMGDE from the coding sequence ATGAGCACCAATTCCACTACTCCGCTTTCGCATATCCGCAATTTCTCGATCGTGGCGCATATCGACCACGGCAAATCGACGCTGGCCGATCGTCTGATTCAGACGACGGGCGGCCTTGCTGAACGCGAGATGTCCGAGCAGGTGCTCGACAATATGGAGATCGAGCGCGAGCGCGGCATCACCATCAAGGCCCAGACCGTGCGCCTGCACTACAAGGCGAACAACGGCGAGACCTATATCCTGAATCTGATTGACACGCCCGGCCACGTCGATTTCGCCTATGAAGTCTCGCGCTCGCTGTCGGCCTGTGAAGGCTCGCTGCTGGTGGTCGACGCATCGCAAGGTGTCGAGGCGCAGACGCTCGCCAACGTCTATCAGGCGATCGACAACAATCACGAGCTCGTCACCGTGCTCAACAAGATCGATCTGCCAGCGGCCGAACCGGACCGCATCAAGGAACAGATCGAGGAAGTGATCGGCATTGACGCCTCCGACGCTGTGCTGATTTCGGCCAAGACCGGCCTCGGTATTCCTGACGTCCTCGAAGCCATCGTCCACAAGCTGCCGGCACCGAAGAGCCCGGGCGGCGAGAAGGCACCGCTGAAGGCGCTGCTGGTCGATAGCTGGTACGACACCTATCTCGGCGTCATGGTTCTCGTGCGCATCATCGACGGCGTGCTGACCAAGGGCCAGACCATCCGCATGATGGGCACGGACGCGAAGTACCAGATCGAGCGCGTCGGCGTTCTGACGCCGAAGATGGTCGCCGTCGACAGCCTCGGCCCCGGCGAGATCGGCTTCATCACCGCCTCGATCAAGGAAGTGGCCGACACCCGCGTCGGCGATACCATCACCGAGGACAAGCGCCCGACCGCCGAGCCGCTGCCGGGCTTCAAGCCGGCGCAGCCGGTGGTGTTCTGCGGCCTCTTCCCGGTCGACGCCGCCAACTTCGAGGATCTGCGCTCGGCCATGGGCAAGCTGCGCCTCAACGACGCCAGCTTCTCCTTCGAAATGGAATCCTCGGCCGCTCTCGGCTTCGGTTTCCGCTGCGGCTTCCTCGGCCTCCTGCATCTGGAAATCATCCAGGAACGCCTGGAGCGTGAATTCAATCTCGACCTGATCGCGACGGCTCCCTCCGTCGTCTATCAGCTCACCATGACCGACGGCACCGAGATCGAGCTGCACAACCCGGCTGACATGCCCGACGTCGTCAAGATTTCCGAATTCCGTGAGCCATGGATCAAGGCGACGATCCTGACGCCGGACGATTATCTCGGCTCGATCCTGAAGCTCTGCCAGGATCGCCGCGGCATCCAGACCGAGCTGACCTATGTCGGCAACCGCGCCATGATCACCTACGACCTGCCGCTCAACGAAGTCGTCTTCGACTTCTACGACCGCCTGAAGTCGATCTCAAAGGGCTACGCCTCCTTCGACTACAGCCTGACCGACTATCGCGAAAGCGATCTCGTCAAGATGTCGATCCTCGTCAATGCCGAGCCGGTGGACGCGCTCTCCATGCTGGTGCACCGCTCTGCCGCCGAAAAGCGCGGCCGCGTCATGTGCGAAAAGCTGAAGGACCTGATCCCGCAGCACATGTTCCAGATCCCGATCCAGGCTGCGATCGGCGGGCGCATCATCGCCCGCGAGACGGTGAAGGCTCTGCGCAAGGACGTGACCGCCAAGTGCTACGGCGGCGACGCCACCCGCAAGCGCAAGCTGCTCGACAAGCAGAAGGAAGGCAAGAAGCGCATGCGGCAATTCGGCAAGGTCGAAATCCCGCAGGAAGCGTTTATTGCCGCCTTGAAGATGGGGGATGAGTGA
- a CDS encoding beta-N-acetylhexosaminidase produces MQPASYHLENTWSPDGGPNGRLTFTLVNLSDAPLTDFRLVYTSLTRVIDPKACDNAVFLRRNANFHEFTPPAGLSLVSGESWTFSVSGLNRTAKHCTDGAKSAYLTLSDGSHVSVSVSDLLLEGRVSAPPPVLLPEGKLDLPFAIQPWPATIDAWPGEGFPVVLYPVKGTDGSSLKAVATAQALFHRLFPANHAPFSLIAAPQGRRLRFVERPALAREAYELTFSADEIALAYSADAGRLYGLTTLAQLLDGTRREPGKFRFPVAGTISDQPRYGWRGCHLDVSRQFHPKENVKRLIDILAWLKLNIFHWHLTDDEAWRLEIKAYPQLTSTGVLRGPDEPLLPQLGNGAEPVDGFYSHADVREIVAHALALGVEVVPEIDIPGHSTAALVALPDLADGQEAPESYHSVQGYPNNALNPAVEPTYEFLGKVFDEMVELFPSDYIHIGGDEVANGSWLASPQARKLMEREGISGTFALQSYFLKRVKTMLTARGRKLAGWNEVAHGGGVSTEGTLLMAWEKPEVGIELAREGYDVVMTPGQAYYLDMVQAEAWQEPGASWAGTVPPAHTYAYEAEGEFPEELKDRMKGVQACIWQENFLSRDYFNRLVFPRLPAIAEAAWTPKAGKDWERFAAIVRLSPAL; encoded by the coding sequence ATGCAGCCGGCTTCCTATCATCTCGAAAACACATGGTCTCCCGATGGCGGACCGAACGGCCGCCTGACGTTTACGCTGGTCAATCTGTCGGATGCGCCGCTCACCGATTTCCGCCTCGTCTATACCTCTTTGACACGCGTCATCGATCCCAAGGCTTGCGATAATGCCGTCTTCCTTCGCCGCAACGCCAATTTCCATGAATTCACCCCGCCCGCTGGCTTGTCGCTTGTATCGGGCGAAAGCTGGACTTTCAGCGTCAGCGGCCTGAACCGCACGGCAAAACATTGCACTGATGGCGCCAAGTCCGCCTATTTGACGCTGTCGGACGGCAGCCATGTGTCCGTCTCGGTCTCGGATCTCCTGCTCGAAGGCCGCGTCAGCGCGCCGCCGCCGGTGCTGCTGCCGGAAGGCAAGCTCGATCTTCCCTTCGCCATTCAGCCCTGGCCGGCGACGATCGATGCCTGGCCTGGCGAAGGCTTTCCGGTCGTACTCTATCCCGTCAAGGGAACCGATGGTTCCAGCCTGAAGGCCGTCGCGACGGCGCAGGCCCTCTTCCATCGCCTGTTCCCGGCCAACCACGCACCGTTCAGCCTCATCGCCGCGCCGCAGGGTAGGCGCCTGCGCTTCGTCGAGCGTCCGGCTCTCGCAAGGGAAGCCTACGAGCTCACTTTCTCGGCCGACGAGATCGCGCTCGCCTATTCCGCCGACGCCGGCCGCCTCTATGGCTTGACGACGTTGGCCCAGCTTCTGGATGGCACACGGCGCGAACCCGGCAAATTCCGGTTTCCGGTCGCCGGCACGATCTCCGATCAGCCGCGCTACGGCTGGCGCGGCTGCCATCTCGACGTCTCCCGGCAATTCCATCCCAAGGAGAATGTGAAGCGGCTGATCGATATTCTCGCCTGGCTGAAGCTCAACATCTTCCATTGGCATTTGACCGATGACGAGGCTTGGCGGCTGGAGATCAAGGCCTATCCGCAGCTCACCTCGACCGGCGTGCTGCGCGGCCCGGACGAGCCGCTGCTGCCACAACTCGGAAACGGCGCCGAGCCAGTGGACGGCTTCTATTCGCACGCAGATGTCAGGGAGATTGTCGCCCATGCCTTGGCGCTCGGCGTCGAGGTCGTGCCGGAGATCGATATTCCCGGCCACAGCACTGCCGCGTTGGTCGCCCTGCCGGATCTGGCCGACGGGCAGGAGGCGCCGGAGAGCTATCATTCCGTCCAGGGCTATCCCAACAATGCCCTCAACCCGGCCGTGGAGCCGACCTATGAATTCCTCGGGAAAGTATTCGACGAAATGGTCGAGCTGTTCCCCTCCGATTATATCCATATCGGCGGCGACGAGGTCGCAAACGGTTCCTGGCTCGCCTCGCCGCAGGCCCGCAAGCTGATGGAGCGAGAGGGCATATCCGGCACCTTCGCGCTGCAATCCTATTTCCTGAAGCGGGTGAAGACGATGCTGACGGCCCGCGGCCGCAAGCTCGCCGGCTGGAACGAGGTAGCCCACGGCGGCGGCGTCTCCACGGAAGGCACGCTGCTGATGGCCTGGGAGAAGCCGGAAGTCGGCATCGAGCTGGCGCGCGAGGGCTATGATGTCGTGATGACCCCGGGACAGGCCTACTATCTCGACATGGTGCAGGCCGAAGCCTGGCAGGAACCGGGCGCAAGCTGGGCCGGCACCGTGCCGCCGGCGCATACCTATGCCTATGAGGCGGAAGGTGAGTTTCCCGAGGAACTGAAGGATCGGATGAAGGGCGTCCAAGCCTGCATCTGGCAGGAAAATTTCCTCTCCCGCGACTATTTCAATCGCCTGGTCTTCCCCAGACTGCCGGCCATCGCCGAAGCCGCCTGGACGCCGAAGGCAGGGAAGGATTGGGAGCGGTTCGCGGCGATTGTGCGATTGAGTCCGGCTCTATAG
- a CDS encoding SelT/SelW/SelH family protein, which translates to MTDKPRITILYCTQCNWLLRAGWMAQELLQTFSDSLGEVALIPGTGGNFEIRVDGELLWERKRDGGFPGPKELKQRVRDVIDPDRDLGHTDRGSLES; encoded by the coding sequence ATGACCGATAAGCCGCGGATCACCATTCTCTATTGCACGCAATGCAACTGGTTGCTGCGCGCCGGCTGGATGGCGCAGGAACTGCTGCAGACCTTCAGCGACAGCCTGGGCGAAGTGGCGCTGATCCCTGGCACCGGCGGTAACTTCGAAATCCGCGTCGACGGCGAGCTGCTGTGGGAGCGCAAGCGCGACGGCGGCTTCCCCGGCCCGAAGGAGCTGAAACAGCGGGTGCGCGATGTCATCGATCCCGACCGCGATCTCGGCCATACGGACCGCGGATCGCTAGAAAGCTAA
- a CDS encoding phosphomannomutase: protein MKFGTSGLRGLSVDLVGRASALYATAFARHLLKSGHAQPGDLILVGRDFRESSPSISATCIGALKRAGLSPVDCGALPTPALALYGLELKAASLMITGSHIPADRNGIKFYRPDGEIDKQDELAISAEASAIGDASLDETPGAGEDRTAETEALFFERNTALLPADSLAGLTIGVYQHSTVARDLLGLVLAHYGARVVPLGRSESFVPVDTEAVSAETIRLLKSWALEHGLDAIVSADGDGDRPLVSDETGEPLRGDLLGLIAANFLGAEVVVTPVTSNSGIEAAGSYSVTRTRVGSPYVIAGMDEALATGKANVMGFEANGGTLTASRFIIEGEQVRPLPTRDSFLPILATLYAAARAKQPLSAVAANYRLPFAAADRLENFPVETSAALMAYLRASEANLADFLAPVAGVASKSDIDGLRVTLSDGRIIHFRPSGNAPEMRCYVEAADENEAKALLEQGLGLIRAWAAARG from the coding sequence TTGAAATTTGGAACCAGCGGCCTCCGCGGCCTATCCGTCGATCTCGTGGGACGGGCGTCTGCCCTCTATGCCACGGCCTTTGCGCGCCATCTGTTAAAAAGCGGCCATGCACAGCCCGGCGATCTCATCCTGGTCGGCCGCGATTTTCGCGAGTCCAGCCCGTCGATCTCGGCCACCTGCATCGGCGCGCTGAAGCGTGCCGGCCTCTCGCCGGTCGATTGCGGCGCGCTGCCGACCCCGGCACTGGCGCTTTACGGGCTGGAGCTCAAGGCTGCCTCGCTGATGATCACCGGCTCGCATATTCCGGCAGATCGCAACGGCATCAAATTCTACCGACCGGACGGCGAGATCGACAAGCAGGACGAATTGGCGATCAGCGCGGAAGCCTCCGCGATCGGCGACGCCAGCCTGGACGAGACGCCTGGCGCTGGCGAGGATCGAACGGCGGAGACCGAGGCGTTGTTCTTCGAGCGCAATACCGCGCTTCTGCCCGCCGACAGCCTCGCGGGCCTCACCATTGGTGTTTATCAGCACAGCACAGTGGCGCGTGATCTGCTCGGCCTGGTGCTGGCGCATTACGGCGCGCGCGTCGTGCCGCTCGGCCGCTCCGAAAGCTTCGTTCCCGTTGATACCGAAGCGGTCTCCGCCGAAACCATCCGCCTGCTGAAAAGCTGGGCGCTAGAGCACGGGCTGGATGCGATCGTCTCCGCCGACGGCGACGGCGACCGGCCGCTTGTCTCCGACGAAACCGGCGAGCCGTTGCGCGGCGACCTGCTCGGCCTCATCGCCGCGAATTTCCTCGGCGCGGAGGTCGTGGTGACGCCGGTCACCTCCAATTCCGGCATAGAGGCCGCTGGCTCCTATTCCGTCACCCGCACCCGTGTCGGCTCGCCCTATGTCATCGCCGGCATGGATGAGGCGCTGGCGACCGGCAAGGCCAATGTCATGGGATTCGAAGCCAATGGCGGCACGCTGACGGCGAGCCGCTTCATCATCGAAGGCGAGCAGGTACGCCCCCTGCCGACGCGCGATAGCTTCCTGCCGATCCTCGCGACGCTTTACGCCGCCGCGCGCGCAAAACAGCCGCTGTCCGCCGTCGCCGCCAACTACCGCCTGCCCTTTGCCGCCGCCGACCGGCTGGAGAATTTTCCGGTCGAGACCAGCGCGGCGCTGATGGCTTATCTGCGCGCCTCTGAAGCCAACCTCGCCGACTTCCTGGCGCCGGTCGCCGGCGTGGCATCAAAGAGCGACATCGATGGGCTGCGGGTGACGCTGAGCGATGGCCGAATCATCCATTTCCGCCCCTCCGGCAATGCGCCGGAGATGCGCTGTTACGTCGAAGCGGCCGATGAAAACGAAGCAAAGGCCTTGCTGGAACAGGGACTTGGCCTCATCCGCGCCTGGGCGGCCGCCCGGGGTTAA
- a CDS encoding RidA family protein codes for MSIKRYGTSQTGAGGKTLPFARAVEANGWLHVSGQVAMEDGEIIDGGIVAQTHKAIGNLIAILHEAGYDVEHVVRVGVWLDDPRDFWSFNKIYQDYFGAHPPARACVQSSMMVDCKVEIDCIAYKTPEA; via the coding sequence ATGTCCATCAAGCGTTATGGCACTAGCCAGACGGGTGCGGGTGGCAAGACGCTGCCCTTTGCGCGCGCTGTAGAAGCCAATGGCTGGCTCCATGTTTCCGGTCAAGTCGCCATGGAAGACGGCGAGATCATCGATGGCGGCATCGTTGCCCAGACCCATAAGGCAATCGGTAATCTCATCGCCATTCTCCACGAGGCCGGCTACGACGTCGAGCATGTCGTTCGCGTCGGCGTCTGGCTCGACGATCCCCGCGATTTCTGGAGCTTCAACAAGATCTACCAGGATTATTTCGGCGCGCATCCGCCGGCGCGCGCCTGCGTGCAGTCGTCGATGATGGTGGATTGCAAGGTGGAGATCGATTGCATCGCGTATAAGACGCCGGAAGCGTAG
- a CDS encoding BA14K family protein, with amino-acid sequence MTVFGKIAFGCTISLVLLSSPDFANAASNGPKIGLPPPRIGPTVCDSRGCFGFGSQQWYRPPGYPLPNTVTPLNSRNRFDDPRVVIPPRTNDVPPRTDFQAPVNNRTRHQMWCAERYRSYNPGTNLYNTLHHGFQTCRSPYN; translated from the coding sequence ATGACTGTTTTCGGCAAGATCGCGTTCGGCTGCACCATCAGCCTCGTTTTGCTGTCCTCACCGGATTTCGCCAATGCGGCCTCGAATGGCCCGAAGATCGGCCTCCCTCCCCCCAGGATTGGGCCTACTGTTTGCGACAGTCGCGGCTGCTTCGGCTTCGGGTCGCAGCAATGGTATCGGCCGCCCGGCTATCCCCTTCCGAACACGGTGACGCCGCTCAATAGCAGGAACCGCTTTGACGACCCCCGAGTCGTTATCCCGCCGCGCACCAATGATGTCCCGCCGAGAACCGACTTTCAGGCGCCGGTCAACAATCGCACCCGCCACCAGATGTGGTGCGCCGAACGCTATCGTAGCTATAATCCCGGCACCAATCTCTACAATACACTTCACCACGGATTCCAGACTTGCCGCTCACCTTACAATTGA
- a CDS encoding GFA family protein has translation MTQPELPWEGGCRCGQIRIKVSAKPLLTMACHCTGCQHMSSSAYSLSVAIPSEGFEVTEGEPVIGGMHDENLKHYFCPYCMTWMFTRLEGFDWFVNLRPTMLDDPRWFTPFVETWTNEKLPWVTTPAKHSYAALPAMNEYEGLIKEYGEQN, from the coding sequence ATGACCCAGCCAGAATTACCCTGGGAAGGCGGATGCCGTTGCGGGCAGATACGAATCAAGGTCAGCGCCAAGCCGCTATTGACGATGGCCTGCCACTGCACCGGCTGCCAGCACATGTCATCCAGCGCCTATTCGTTGAGCGTCGCCATTCCGAGTGAAGGTTTCGAAGTCACCGAGGGAGAGCCCGTCATCGGCGGGATGCACGACGAAAACCTGAAGCACTATTTCTGCCCATACTGCATGACTTGGATGTTCACGCGCCTGGAAGGATTCGACTGGTTCGTCAACCTGCGCCCGACAATGCTGGACGACCCCCGCTGGTTCACGCCTTTCGTCGAGACCTGGACTAACGAGAAATTGCCTTGGGTGACGACGCCGGCCAAACACAGCTATGCCGCGCTGCCGGCGATGAATGAGTATGAGGGGCTGATCAAGGAATATGGGGAGCAGAACTAA
- a CDS encoding type II toxin-antitoxin system CcdA family antitoxin — protein MAQTARKAANLSLDESLVSEARGLKINISRAAEDGIARAIKAERERLWLLENAEAIEQANAYVEKHGLPFGKYRQF, from the coding sequence ATGGCTCAGACTGCGCGCAAAGCCGCCAATTTGTCGCTTGACGAAAGCCTAGTTTCGGAAGCCCGCGGCCTAAAAATCAATATCTCGCGTGCCGCCGAAGATGGCATCGCCCGTGCGATAAAAGCTGAGCGCGAGCGTCTATGGCTTTTGGAAAACGCCGAGGCGATTGAACAGGCGAATGCCTATGTTGAAAAACACGGCCTGCCGTTTGGAAAATATCGGCAGTTCTGA
- a CDS encoding CcdB family protein encodes MARFHVYGLKQSQTLALDLQSNLLERLNTRMMVPLLPMDDVSASITRLNPRFAINDRPYIMMTQLIGAVSLTEIGDLIIDLSPHSDQITAATDFLFQGF; translated from the coding sequence ATGGCACGGTTCCATGTTTACGGCCTCAAACAAAGCCAGACTCTTGCTCTTGATCTTCAGTCAAACCTACTGGAAAGATTGAACACTCGGATGATGGTACCACTTCTTCCGATGGATGATGTTTCCGCATCAATAACGCGACTAAACCCGCGATTCGCTATCAATGACCGACCCTACATCATGATGACCCAGTTGATAGGGGCAGTATCCCTAACCGAGATCGGAGACCTAATCATCGATCTCAGCCCGCACAGCGACCAGATAACTGCAGCGACGGACTTTCTTTTCCAAGGTTTTTAG